ccaaacaTGAGTCactagtaccgcggtactatagTAATACTGGTCAGACGtaaaaccctccatccatccagccatcttatTCTGCTTATCCTAGGtcggcctaagcagggaagcctatgGACTtcacctatggactggactctcactattatgttagatccactatggactggactctcactattatgttagatccactatggcctggtctcccactattatgttagatccactatggactggactctcactattatgttagatccactatggactggactctcactattatgttagatccactatggcctggatttcacaatattatgttaaatccactatggactggactctcactattatgttggatccactatggactggactctcactattacgttagatccactatggactggactctcactattatgttagatccactatgtactggactctcactattaggttagatccactatggactggactctcactattatgttagatccactatgtactggactctcactattaggttggatccactatggactggactctcactattatgttagttccactatggactggactctcactctattatgttagatccactatggactggactctcactattatgttagatccactatggactggactctcacactattatgttagatccactatggactggactcacactattatgttagatccactatggactggactctcactattaggttggatccactatggactggaatctcactattatgttagatccactatggactggactctcactattaggttggatccactatggactggactctcactattatgttagatccactatggactggactcttacaatattatgttagatccactatggactggactctcactattatgttggatccactatggactggactctcactattatgttagatcgactatggactggactctcactattatgttagatccactatggactggactctcacactattatgttagatccactatggactggactctcactattatgttagatccactatggactggactctcactattatgttggatccactatggactggactctcacactattatgttagatccactatggactggactctcactattaggttagatccactatggactggactctcacgattatgttagatccactatggactggactctcactattatgttagatccactatgtactggactctcactattatgttagatccactatggactggactctcactattatgttagatccactatggactggactctcactattatgttagatcaactatggactggactctcactattatgttagatccactacggactggactctcactattaggttagatccactaaggactggactctcactattatgttagatccactatggactggactctcactattatgttagatccactatggactggactcccactattatgttagatccactatggactggactctcactattaggttagatccactaaggactggactctcactattatgttagatccactatggactggactcccactattatgttagatccactatggactggactctcactattatgttagatcccctatggactgtactttcacactattatgttagatccactatggactggactctcactactatgttagatccactatggactggactctcactactatgttagatccactatggactggactctcactattaagttagatccactatgaactggactctcactactatgttagatccactatggactggactctcactactatgttagatccactatggactggactctcactattaagttagatccactatggactggactctcactattaagttagatccactatggactggactctcactactatgttagatccactatggactggactctcactactatgttagatccattatggactggactctcactattaagttagatccactatggactggactctcactactatgttagatccactatggactggactctcactattaagttagatccactatgaactggactcccactattatgttagatccactaaggactggactctcactattatgttagatccactatggactggactctcactattaagttagatccaatatggactggtctctcactattaggttagatccacgatggactggactctctctattatgttagatccactatggactgaactctcactattatgttagatccactatggactggactctcactattatgttagatccactatggactggactctcactattaggttagatccactatggactggactctctctattatgttagatccactatggactggactctcactattatgttagatccactatggactggactctcactattatgttagatccactatggactggactcccactattatgttagatccactatggactggactctcactattatgttagatccactatggactggactctcacactattatgttagatccactatggactggactctcactattaggttagatccactatgtactggactctcactattaggttagatccactatggactggactcccactattacgttagatccactatggactggactctcactattatgttagatccactatggactgggctctcactattatgttagatccactatggactggactctcactattatgttagatccactatggcctggatttcacaaaattatgttagatccactatggactggactccccctattatgttagatccactatggactggactcccactattatgttagatccactatggactggactcccactattatgttagatccactatggactggacattgaTACAAACATGAGATCTGCTTACGCGCCGCTCTGGATTTGCATGGATCCGACCTGGTTGTTCAACCAGCCCATGGCCTGCAGGGAGGGGTAGTCATCAGACAGCTCAAACTGGCGGCCCATCATGTTCTCCATCTCGTAGATGGTCATGCGGGCGTCTTTGTGGTTCTGAAAGGAGCAGAAGAAGAAGGGGATGTTGAAGGCGGGCCGGGGGAGTCCAGGCCTTGACGTGAACTCACGGCGCAGCAGACGGGTCTGAAGGAGATCATCCTCTCGATGCGGTAGGAGTTGCTCCCGCTGTAGGCCTCGAAACGCGGGTAGTCCCCTTTCTCCAGGATGAACTGCTGGCCGCAGAAGCTGGAGTGCTCGTAGCCCACCCAGCTGCGGAGGGGAAATAACCCCCCAAAACATTGGATTTGAAAATCGGAGccggaccgtgtagtattttatacgtaagtagtaaaaccttaaagtaggctgaccatattgtgaaatcccaaaaagatgCGTGCCAAGGTCTGGGACTAGATGAAAatgtgccaatgatacttgaacttgctttataaatattccatccatccgtccattttctaccccttgtcccttgtGGGGTAGCGggggcctatcttagctgcattcgggtggaaagcgggtacggtatagctcggttggtagagtggccgtgccagcaacttgggggttcccggttcgatccccgcttccgccgtcctagtccctgccgttgtgtccttgggcaagacactttacccacttgctcccagtgccacccacactgctttaaatgtaacttagatattgggtttcactatgtcggGGGTCGGCTAACaggggctctttagcgccgccctagtggctctctggagcgtttttaaaaatgtatgaaaaatggagaaagatgagggggaaaaaatatatttttggttttaatatggtttctgtaggaggacaaatatgacacaaacatccctaatttctataaaacacactgtttgtattaaacatgcttcactgattccagtagtTGGGGAGCGAtgttttgtcctattaattttggcggtccttgaactcaccgtaattTGTTTACAtctataactttctccgactttctaagacgtgttttatgacacttttttttctgtctcattttgtccaccaaacttttaacgttgtgcatgactgcgtgggttccccccgggtactccgacttcctcccacctccaaagacatgcacctggggataggcccctcccacctccaaagacatgcacctggggataggttgattggcaacactaaattggccctagtgtgtgaatgtgagtgtgaatgttgtctgtctatcagtttttgccctgcgatgagatggcgacttgtccagggtgtacaccgccttccccccgagtgcagctgagatgggctccagcgacccccccagaccccgaacgggacaagctgtagaaaatggatgtatgggtgGAAGGTACTTTATATTTATTCAGCCAAAATGGGACTATTTACCTTATTTGCATGCTTAGAATAATTATAAggtacactttatttgtaataATTACATTTGTCTAAATCATTTGGCGGAGTGATCTGTGTGGTAGGTTGGTTTTGGAcacagtgcattgtgggtaatggcaGTATATAGGGGactcgagccacacagttttttgacctcacgcTTACTTTTCCTAATGCTTTgttactgtaactattatgttaaatccactatggactggactctcactgttatgttggatccactatggactggactctcactattatgttagatccactatggactggactctcactattatgttagttccactatggactggactcacactattatgttagatccacgagggactgggctctcactattatgttagatccaccatggcctggatttcacaatattatgttagatccactatggactggactctcactattatgttagatccactatggactggactctcactattatgttagatccactatggactggactctcactattatgttagatccactatggcctgtactctcactattatgttggatccactatggactggactgtcactattatgttagatccactatggactggactctcactattatgttagatccactatggactggactctcactattatgttagatccactatggactggactctcactattatgttagatccactatggactggactcccactattatgttagatccactatggactggactctcactattaggttagatccactatggactggactctcactattatgttagatccactatggactgaactcttactattatgttagatccactacggactggactctcactattatgttagatccactatggactggactctcactattatgttagatccactatggactggactctcactattatgttagatccactatggactggactctcactattatgttagatccactatgaactggactctcactattatgttagatccactatggactggactctcacactattatgttagatccactatggactggacttccactattatgttagatccactaaggaatggactctcactattatgttagatccactatggactggactctcactattatgttagatccactatggactggactctcactattatgttagatccactatggactggactctcactattatgttagatccactatggactggactctcactattatgttagatccactatggactggactctcactattacgttagatccactatggcctggatttcacaatattatgcgagacccactcgacgtccagtgcatccggtctcccctagagggcctgagggggtcacccacatctgcggtcctctccaaggtttctcatagtccttcacactgacatcccactgggttgtgagtttttccttgcccttatgtgggatctgaaccgaggatgtcattgtggcttgtgcagcccctttgagacacttgtgatttagggctatataagtaatcattaattgattgattgattgattgattgattgattgattgattgattgattggacaaTACGTACGCGCCACATTCCACCTTGAGGGAGCGGATGTTGTCCACGCCGCACTCCGTGATGTTCTGGCAGCTGGCGGTGAACTCCATGCGCTTGCCCTGGAAGTGCTCCTGGTCGTACACCGTgatctgaacacacacacacacacacacacacacacacacacacacaggttgtgCGAGCGTAAACAATAAGCTTCTGAGCTTCATTGAAGTCTTTACAAATAGCGACTCAGCGAGATATCGCTGAATCTTGACTGAGTTTAGGCTTGTCAACGAATACATTATTCAAAATGGCTGGGAAAtggctaaatgctaacatgctaacaactaGAATGCTACCTCAGACAGCACCAAAGAACAGAAAATTCTCAAGCGAATCTACGGTCGCGTCACATCGTGCCGCGTAGATAAGCCGTAAACTTTTTCCACATGAGGAAAATTGCTAcgatgctaacatttagcatgctaGTGCCTCACGTGACAGGATTAAGTCGTGAAAATGCTAAAGCATGTCTATGGGCAcaaaaatttcccttgtggatcaataaagtttgtctcacGTCTAAGTCTAACATCATGCTACACACAATAAAGCATTACAGAAGATGAACATTACTaagatgctaacatttagcatgctaGTGCCTCACGTGACAGCACTAAGTCGTGAAAATGCTAAAGCATGTCTATGGGCAcaaaaatttcccttgtggatcaataaagtttgtctcacGTCTAAGTCTAACATCATGCTACACACAGTAAAGCATTTCAGAAGATGAACATTGCTaggatgctaacatttagcatgctaGTGCCTCACGTGACAGCACTAAGTCGTGAAAATGCTAAAGCATGTCTATGAGCAcaaaaatttcccttgtggatcaataaagtttgtctcacGTCAAAGTCTAACATCATGCTACACACAGTAAAACATTTCAGAAAATGAACATTACTaggatgctaacatttagcatgctaGTGCCTCTCGTGACAGCACTAAGTCGTGAAAATGCTAAAGCATGTCTATGGGCAcaaaaatttcccttgtggatcaataaagtttgtctcacGTCTAAGTCTAACATCATGCTACACACAGTAAAGCATTTCAGAAGATGAACGTTGCTaagatgctaacatttagcatgccaGTGCCTCACGTGACAGCACTAAGTCGTGAAAATGCTAAAGCATGTTTATGGGCAcaaaaatttcccttgtggatcaataaagtttgtctcacGTCTAAGTCTAACATCATGCTACACACAGTAAAGCATTTCAGAAGATGAACGTTGCTaagatgctaacatttagcatgctaTTGCCTCACGTGACAGCACTAAGTCGTGAAAATGCTAGAGCATGTCTATGGGCAcaaaaatttcccttgtggatcaataaagtttgtctcacGTCTAAGTCTAACATCATGCTACACACGGTAAAGCATTTCAGAAGATGAACGTTGCTaggatgctaacatttagcatgctaGTGCCTCTCGTGACAGCACTAAGTCGTGAAAATGCTAAAGCATGTCTATGAGCAcaaaaatttcccttgtggatcaataaagtgtgTCTCACCTCTAAGTCTAACATCATGCTACACACAGTAAAGCATTTCAGATGATGAATATTGCTAAGATGCTAACATTTGGCATGCTAGCACCTAGGAAGATAGCACTAGGTACGTAAAATGCTAAAGCAGCTCTATAGTCATTTTATATCACACCACATAGATATACAATCAACATTGGGATTTTTACATGCTGAAAATTGTTAGGATGCTAACAATAAGCACGCTAGCACCGAGCAAGACAGCACTAGGTATGTAAAATGCTATAGCAGTTCTATAGTCATTTGATATCACGCcacttatatatacagtaaacattACGATTTTCACATGAAGGAAATTAagatgctaacaattagcatgttagcacctaGCAAGACAACACTACGTACGTACAATGCTAGAGCAGATCTACAGTCAACTTATATCATGCTACATAAATATACAGTAAACCTTTTCACATAAGGAAAATTGTTAAAATGCTAATTAGCACGATAGCACCCAGCAAGATAGCAGTAAGCACTAAAAATCTAAAGTCATGTTATATCATGCCACAGAGATACACAGTAAACCTTTTCGCATTAGACAACATGTTAagaggctaacacttagcatgataGCACCCAGCAAGATAGTACTAGCACCAAAAATGCTAAAGCAGATTTATAGTCATGTTATATCATGCCAAACAGATACAAAGTAAACAATTTCACATTAGGAAAATTGTTAAgacgctaacaattagcatgataGCACCCAGCAAGGTAGCAGTTAGTACCAAAAATGCTAAAGCAAATCTATAGTTGCGTTATGTAATGTCACATAGATATACAGTAAACAATTTCACATTAGGAAAATTGTTCagatgctaacaattagcatgctagcacctaGCAAGACAGCACTACATATGTGCAATGCTAAAGCAGATCTATAGTCAACTTTTATAATGCTACATAAatgtgcaaaaaacatttttgcataaggaaaattgctaaaatgctaacaatcaGCACGATAGCACCTAGCAAGATGACACTAAGTagtgaaaatgctaaaaaatttCTATGGTTACATACATTTATACTTTTCGCATAAGAACACGTCAAGATGCTAACAATCAATGTGGTAGCACCCAGCAAGATAGTACTAAGTACCAAAAATGCTAAAGCAGATTTATAGTCATGTTATATCATGCAAAACAGATATACAGTAAACAATTTCACATTAGGAAAATTGTTAAGATACTAACAATTAGCGTGATAGCACCCAACAAGGTAGCGGTAAGAACCGAAAATGCTAAAGCAAATCTAAGGTCATGTTACATCAtgccacatacatatacagtaaacCTTTTCGCATAAGAAAACATTTTAagatgctaacaattagcatgataGCACCCGGCAAGATAGTACTAAGAATCAAAAATGCTAAAGCAAATCTATAGTTATGTTATATAATGCCACATCGATATATAGTAAACCTTTTCGCATAAGAAAACATGCTGAGATGCTAACAATTAACATGATAACACCCAGTAAGGTAGCAGTAAGTACCGAAAATGCTAAACCAATTCTTTAGTTGCTTTATATATTGCCACTTAGAAATACAGTACACAATTTCACATTAGGAAAATTGTTAAACTGCTAACAATAAGCATGATAGCACCCAGCAAGATAGCAGTAAGTACCGAAAATGCTAAAGCAAATCTCTGGTTGCGTTATATAATGCCACTTAGATAAACAGTAAACTTTTTCgcataaaaaaacatgttaagaTACTAACAATTAGCATGATAGCACCCAGCCAGATAGTACTAAGTATCAAAAATGCTAAAGCAGATCTATAGTTATGTTATATCATGCCAAACAGATATACAGTAAACAATTTCACATTAGGAAAATTGTTAAGATGCAAACCCAGCAAGATAGCAGTAAGTGCTGAGAATCTAGTCATGTTATATCATGCCACATACAGTAAACCTTTTTGCATAAGAAAACATGTTAAGATGCTAACAATTAGCGTGATAGctgtcaggtttgtacctgacatTTTGGCcacgttttagtttttcctctgtttgtcttatttcctgtcagcgctcttattttgtctttatttcctgctgttatCCCTGAGTAAGTAAGTACCGAAAATGCTAAAGCAAATCTATAGTTGCGTTATATAATGCCACGTAGATATACAGTAAACAATTTCACATTAGGAAaattgttaaaatgctaacaattagcgTGATAGCACCCAGCAAGATAGCAGTAAGTACCGAAAATCCTAAAGCAAATCTATAGTTGCGTTATATAATGCCACGTAGATATACAGGAAACAATTTCACATTAGGAAAATTGTTAAAATGCTCACAATTAGCGTGATAGCACCCAGCAAGATAGCAGTAAGTACCGAAAATGCTAAAGCAAATCTATAGTTGCATTATATAATGCCACATAGGTATACAGTAAACTTTTTCACATGATGGAAATTGTGACaacgctaacaattagcatgctagcctaCAGTAAGATAGCACTAATTGACGAAAAAAGTGCGTGGGTGAGCGTGTGCGTTTGTGTGCGTCATCGAGTTGGGAGGCCTCACCTTCCACGGGCCCATGGGGGAAGGGTTGGTCATGGCCATCTCGTACCTGCGGAGGACGGTGACAAACGTTAATGGAATGTTCCGTCGTAGAAATAAAAGTACCGCTCCTTGACCTCCCGCCGCCACAAAAACAAGCGCGTGTGGAACCTACCAAAAGTGCTGCTTGGGGTGTCGCTGGGTTCCACTGATGGGGCTGCAGAGGCGGCGGGCTCCGGGGCTTTATAAGCACCCCTGGCCCGGGGGGGTGGAGGGTGGGGGGGCAGACCGACCTGCACCCTTGTCAGCACTTTGCTTTGGACCTGGATTTTTTGTTGTGCGCCACACAGGTTGTTAACGCACACACACAATATTGCTTctgtagcacacacacacacacacacacacacaactccgTCACCACAAGGAAACTTCATTATCAATCttggatgttttgtttttttgtgccaCAGTTATTTGGGATTTGCCCCAAATTACGGTTGCTCAGgcacattgtgtttgtgtgtgtgttctggcaattccgacttaatggggacatcgctctgtttacacacatttaggggacttctgacggtatggggaccaaaaaacaggtcctctaaaggaaacatttttaaatgatagtcaggtcCATTCtggagatgcctaagtgatttttaagcttcggcccataaaacatgtttacaggTTAGTTTAAGTctgagacatttgcacagaagccccctcatcgggctgtaacTGCTAtttttaagtggtgaaacttcctataagaggacaactgtagtgctgtattctgaggatcatgtcatatttaatttgaactttattattattattttttaaatggtcctcagtagtcacgtacaaaattgtgtgaatcatgcaaaattatttaaatttggtccccatgaaccatattaactctttttccccagggtccccagtatgtatgaacagtgtgtgtgtgtgtgtgtgttctggcaattccgacttaatggggacatcgctctgtttacacacatttaggggacttctgacggtatggggaccaaaaaacaggtcctctaaaggaaacatttttaaatgatagtcaggtcCATTCtggagatgcctaagtgatttttaagcttcggcccataaaacatgtttacaggTTAGTttaagtgtgagacatttgcacagaagccccctcatcgggctgtaacTGCTAtttttaagtggtgaaacttcctataagaggacaactgtagtgctgtattctgaggatcatgtcatatttaatttgaactttattattattattttttaaatggtcctcagtagtcacgtacaaaattgtgtgaatcatgcaaaattatttaaatttggtccccatgaaccatattaactctttttccccagggtccccagtatgtatgaacagtgtgtgtgtgtgtgtgtgttctggcaattccgacttaatggggacatcgctctgtttacacacatttaggggacttctgacggtatggggaccaaaaaacaggtcctctaaaggaaacatttttaaatgacagTCAGGTCCATTCTGGAGAtgcttaagtgatttttaagcttcggcCCATAAACATGTTTACAGGTTAGTTTAAGTGTGAgatatttgcacagcagccccctcatcgggctgtaacTGCTAtttttaagtggtgaaacttcctataagaggacaactgtagtgctgtattctgaggatcatgtcatatttaatttgaactttattattattattttttaaatggtcctcagtagtcacgtacaaaattgtgtgaatcatgcaaaattatttaaatttggtccccatgaaccatattaactctttttcccccagggtccccagtaagtctgatcagcacattacttcatcaacccagagatttaaagacatgcatgacctaactgggcagtggccattgtACCtcctttttttaatgcctcctcAACCCGTAgagagggtggtccccacaagtcacgaacaaaaacttggtccccattccgaattataactaatgtgtgtgtgattgtgtgtgcacACGGGTGACAcacacaaacgtgtgtgtgtgtttctgctgATGTTAGCGCCTGTCAGACGTGACAAAGAGACACGCAAACTCAGCAGGCGGACGTGTagccgctcacacacacacacgcacacacacacacgcacacacacacacacacacacacaggcagacaCACGCTTGTCTTCAAAACAAAGCTTACCTGCAAACCCCCCATTGTGCTCagtctcactcacacacacacacacacacacacacacacacacacacacacacacacacacacacacacacacacacacacacacattcttatatttgttaccttcttgagacctatgaaaaatgcctacttctttaggaccacacTCTTTaaaacgggggtcggcaacccgtggctctagagcgccgccctagtggctctctggagctttttcaagtgtatgaaaaatggaaaaagatgagggggaaaaaaaatatttaaaaaaatattttttgttttaatatagtttctgtagaaggacaaacatgacacaaacctccctaattgctataaagcacactgtttatattaaacatgcttcactgatttgagtatttggcaagcgccgttttgtcctactaattttggctgtccttgaactcaccgtagcttgtttacatgtacaactttctccgactctctaagacgtgttttatgccacttctttttctgtctcaatttgtccaccaaacgtttaatgttctgcatgaatgcacaaaggggagttttgttgatgttattgacttgcgtggagtgctaatcaggcatatttggtcactgcatgactgcaagctaatcgatgctaacatgctctttaggctagctgtatgtagaaattgcatcattatgcctcatttgtagctatatttgagctcatttagtttcctgtaagtcctcataattcaatttatatctcatgacactatctggcTTTTATTCttgtgcggctccagacatatttgtttttgtatttttggtctaatatggctctttcaacattttaggttgccgacccctgctttggacataaaaagatttgtattaacaacattaataatataatgtatacatactatgcaaatagaaaaaagtttgttgtgaaaaaggagttggaatttcacaagaaaaaggtcacaatttcacaagaaaaactcatGAGACTTTGTTTCACGTGTGGAAAAAAAGGAGGTGTAAAAGTTATAAAAAGTTTTATGTGTGGCCACTTCATGCAAGGCAGAATTCGCAGAGATTAACCCAT
The window above is part of the Nerophis ophidion isolate RoL-2023_Sa linkage group LG04, RoL_Noph_v1.0, whole genome shotgun sequence genome. Proteins encoded here:
- the LOC133552001 gene encoding beta-crystallin A3-like encodes the protein MAMTNPSPMGPWKITVYDQEHFQGKRMEFTASCQNITECGVDNIRSLKVECGAWVGYEHSSFCGQQFILEKGDYPRFEAYSGSNSYRIERMISFRPVCCANHKDARMTIYEMENMMGRQFELSDDYPSLQAMGWLNNQVGSMQIQSGAFVCYQYPGYRGQQYIMESDCRGGEYKSYREFGSQAQTPQIQSIRRIQH